One genomic region from bacterium encodes:
- a CDS encoding TrkA family potassium uptake protein, with the protein MYIIIIGCGRVGSELALLLSKEGHNVVVMDKNQEAFSKLGGGFNGITIEGSGFNLDDLKEAGIERADAIACVSDKDNVNIISAQVAKKLFGIKKVITRIYDPKRQETYEELGLDVIGGTTLIAKLIKDKLTHPHFIHHSFLRDDTMFIEIEATEELSKEKIEKIEKKEKIEVVAIMREKEIIKPEREEKSQAGDVLIGIKKED; encoded by the coding sequence ATGTATATAATCATTATTGGTTGTGGAAGGGTAGGAAGTGAGCTTGCCCTGCTCCTTTCAAAGGAGGGCCATAATGTTGTTGTTATGGACAAAAATCAAGAGGCATTCTCAAAGCTAGGAGGAGGATTTAATGGGATAACCATAGAAGGGTCTGGGTTTAATTTGGATGACCTTAAAGAAGCTGGGATTGAAAGGGCAGATGCCATTGCCTGCGTCTCTGACAAAGACAATGTTAATATTATCTCTGCCCAGGTTGCAAAGAAGCTCTTTGGGATAAAGAAGGTTATAACAAGGATTTATGACCCAAAGAGGCAGGAGACATATGAGGAGCTTGGTCTTGATGTTATTGGAGGAACAACCCTTATTGCCAAGCTCATAAAGGATAAACTTACACATCCCCATTTTATTCATCATTCATTCTTAAGGGATGATACAATGTTTATAGAGATAGAAGCAACAGAGGAGCTTTCTAAAGAGAAAATAGAAAAAATAGAGAAAAAGGAAAAAATAGAGGTTGTTGCTATAATGAGGGAAAAAGAAATAATTAAACCAGAAAGGGAAGAAAAATCACAAGCTGGGGATGTTCTTATTGGAATAAAGAAAGAAGATTAA
- a CDS encoding TrkA family potassium uptake protein — MYIVIIGGGKVGFHLSNMLAKDKNEVSLIEKNKTLASELAQELSGILVIQGDGCESQTLKDAGAERADVIVAATGSDEDNLVISQLAKEIFNIPRTVARVNDPKNEHIFNQLGVDISINSTSIIAKIIEEEASMDDFMDLLTFKKGNLSIVRVDLSEESPAKGKLIEGLSLPKNTAIVAILRKNEVISPNPKVVLESGDDVIAIGPIEKEEELLKALLGEVDLE; from the coding sequence ATGTACATTGTCATTATTGGCGGAGGAAAGGTTGGTTTTCACTTAAGCAATATGCTTGCTAAGGATAAAAACGAAGTATCTCTTATTGAAAAGAATAAAACATTAGCCAGCGAACTTGCACAAGAGCTTTCTGGCATCCTTGTCATTCAAGGAGATGGTTGTGAATCCCAAACGCTTAAGGATGCAGGGGCAGAAAGGGCTGATGTTATTGTTGCAGCAACAGGAAGCGATGAGGATAACCTTGTTATTTCTCAGCTTGCAAAGGAGATATTTAATATTCCAAGAACCGTTGCAAGGGTAAATGACCCAAAGAATGAGCATATATTTAACCAGCTTGGCGTTGATATTTCCATAAATTCAACATCCATCATTGCAAAGATAATTGAGGAAGAGGCATCAATGGATGATTTTATGGACCTTTTGACCTTTAAGAAGGGAAATCTTTCTATTGTTAGGGTTGACCTTAGCGAGGAATCACCAGCAAAAGGCAAGCTTATTGAAGGGCTTTCCCTTCCAAAAAATACAGCAATTGTAGCTATTCTTAGAAAAAATGAGGTTATTTCTCCAAATCCAAAGGTAGTGTTAGAATCCGGTGATGATGTGATTGCCATAGGCCCTATTGAAAAAGAAGAAGAGCTTCTTAAGGCATTGCTTGGAGAGGTAGACTTGGAATGA